The following proteins are co-located in the Luteolibacter rhizosphaerae genome:
- a CDS encoding RNA polymerase sigma factor, with protein MSEFESLVDTHYEALYRFGMSLSKSGDTAADLVQQTFCIWAQKGHQLKERDKAKTWLFTTLHREFLAHARKSKRYSDEELTEAVAGRICAEDDDTERQMDGQRALELLGELDETFRSPLALFYLQQHSYKEIAEILDVPIGTVMSRISRAKEMLRRRMTAEPSSAPKNILQLQPEALKSHHG; from the coding sequence ATGTCGGAATTCGAATCACTCGTCGATACACACTACGAGGCGCTTTATCGCTTCGGCATGTCCCTGTCCAAGAGTGGCGATACTGCCGCGGACCTGGTGCAGCAGACCTTCTGCATCTGGGCGCAGAAAGGGCACCAGCTCAAGGAACGGGATAAGGCGAAGACCTGGCTCTTCACCACCCTACACCGCGAGTTCCTGGCCCACGCCCGGAAGTCGAAGCGCTACTCCGACGAGGAACTCACCGAAGCCGTAGCGGGCCGCATCTGTGCCGAGGATGACGACACCGAGCGCCAGATGGATGGCCAGCGCGCGCTCGAACTCCTCGGCGAGCTCGACGAAACCTTCCGTTCCCCTCTCGCCCTCTTTTACCTTCAGCAACACAGCTACAAGGAAATCGCCGAAATCCTGGACGTGCCGATCGGCACCGTCATGTCCCGCATCTCGCGGGCCAAGGAAATGCTCCGCCGCCGCATGACCGCCGAACCGTCCAGCGCGCCGAAAAACATTCTGCAACTCCAACCGGAGGCCCTGAAGTCCCACCATGGATAA
- a CDS encoding MFS transporter, with amino-acid sequence MTTTHSDEPIAPNAKRLLWAGFMAILAAGVGFSVRGGILGQWANQFGFTMTELGTITGGGLAGFGLIIIIFSLFADKVGYGKLMILALVLHFVSAVLTLAAPAFFASGGKEAAYWCLFSAMFIFAIGNGVCEAVVNPLTATLFPKQQTHYLNILHAGWPAGLVLGSVASAVMAARTDDAGNVVSAAVDWRIQMSLFLIPVIIYGVMILGQKFPKSHAAQAGVTLGEMVRTIFFPLMIVLLVIHALVGYVELGTDSWISKITGSIMASPTKGLILFSYTSLLMFVLRFFAGPIVHRISPVGLLLVSAILGFIGLQLLGSATSVALCVIAATVYACGKTFLWPTMLAVVSERFPKGGAVAIGMIGGVGMLSAGLIGGPAIGFKQDNFASKNLQETSQPAYERYKAGKENTFMGFKTVGLDGAKVGVLEDGGKELARADELLKQQGKDDANHKALVEWWDGAKATAETDKAAVTGAGLFGGRMALKLTSIVPAVMALLYLGMLIYFRSIGGYKAIQITGEQASGGVKGPVA; translated from the coding sequence ATGACGACTACACACAGCGATGAACCCATCGCACCCAACGCCAAGCGCCTGCTCTGGGCAGGCTTCATGGCCATCCTCGCCGCCGGGGTAGGCTTCTCAGTCCGGGGAGGTATCCTCGGCCAATGGGCAAACCAGTTCGGCTTCACAATGACCGAGCTGGGGACGATCACTGGAGGCGGCCTCGCGGGCTTCGGTTTGATCATCATCATCTTCAGCTTGTTCGCTGACAAGGTGGGCTACGGCAAGCTGATGATTCTAGCGCTGGTCCTCCATTTCGTCTCCGCGGTGCTGACCTTGGCAGCCCCGGCTTTCTTCGCCTCTGGCGGCAAGGAAGCGGCCTACTGGTGTCTTTTCTCCGCCATGTTTATCTTCGCGATTGGCAACGGCGTCTGCGAAGCGGTGGTGAATCCTCTGACCGCCACGCTCTTCCCCAAGCAGCAAACCCACTATCTGAACATCCTGCACGCCGGATGGCCTGCCGGTCTGGTGCTGGGTAGCGTGGCCTCCGCCGTGATGGCAGCCCGCACCGATGATGCGGGCAACGTGGTATCCGCCGCAGTTGACTGGCGGATCCAGATGAGCCTCTTCCTCATTCCCGTGATCATCTACGGGGTGATGATCCTAGGCCAGAAGTTCCCGAAATCCCACGCGGCGCAAGCGGGCGTGACTCTCGGAGAAATGGTCCGGACCATCTTCTTCCCGCTAATGATCGTGCTTCTGGTGATCCACGCGCTGGTCGGTTACGTGGAGCTGGGCACGGATTCCTGGATCAGCAAGATCACGGGATCGATCATGGCCAGCCCAACGAAGGGTCTGATCCTCTTCTCCTACACCTCGCTGTTGATGTTCGTCCTGCGCTTCTTCGCCGGACCGATCGTCCATCGCATCTCCCCGGTTGGCCTGCTGCTGGTGAGCGCGATCCTCGGCTTCATCGGACTGCAGCTTCTGGGCTCTGCGACCAGCGTGGCTCTCTGCGTGATTGCCGCCACGGTGTATGCCTGCGGCAAGACCTTCCTGTGGCCGACGATGCTGGCTGTCGTATCCGAACGCTTCCCGAAGGGTGGTGCCGTCGCGATCGGCATGATCGGCGGGGTGGGCATGCTTTCGGCAGGTCTGATCGGCGGCCCCGCCATTGGTTTCAAGCAAGACAACTTCGCTTCAAAGAACCTCCAGGAAACCTCGCAGCCGGCTTACGAGCGTTACAAGGCAGGCAAGGAGAACACATTCATGGGTTTCAAGACCGTGGGTCTGGATGGAGCGAAGGTCGGCGTGCTTGAGGACGGCGGCAAGGAGCTGGCCCGGGCCGACGAACTCTTGAAGCAACAGGGCAAGGACGACGCCAACCACAAGGCATTGGTTGAGTGGTGGGACGGCGCCAAGGCAACGGCTGAAACGGACAAGGCTGCCGTGACCGGTGCCGGGCTGTTCGGCGGCCGGATGGCGCTGAAACTCACTTCGATTGTGCCCGCGGTAATGGCGCTCCTTTACCTCGGCATGCTGATCTACTTCCGCTCGATCGGCGGTTACAAGGCGATCCAAATCACGGGTGAGCAGGCTTCCGGTGGCGTTAAAGGCCCGGTGGCCTGA
- the ilvC gene encoding ketol-acid reductoisomerase — protein sequence MAAKIYTNKDASLTPLKKKTLAVIGFGSQGHAHALNLKDSGLKVVIGLYKKSKSREVAKKLGFEVMDTGDAVKAADVIFIATPDTAIPDIYAKDIAPNLTAGKTLLFSHGFAVMFGGLKLPKDIDVILVAPKGPGHTVRSQFVDGKGVPGLIAVQQDATGKAKEKALAWARGIGATRAGVFETNFREETVTDLFGEQTVLCGGASALVKAGFEVLVEAGYQPEMAYFECLHELKLIVDLMNESGLAGMRFSISETAEWGDVSVGPKIIDASVKKRMAKQLKDIENGKFAKDWIAEYKNGYPRFNKIRKEEAAHQIEKVGEKLRSTMSWIKQKKLKKGAAQASYISSSK from the coding sequence ATGGCCGCGAAGATCTACACGAACAAGGACGCGTCGCTCACGCCGCTCAAGAAGAAGACCCTGGCCGTGATCGGCTTCGGTTCGCAGGGCCACGCCCACGCGCTCAACCTCAAGGACAGCGGCCTGAAGGTCGTGATCGGCCTCTATAAGAAGTCGAAGTCCCGCGAGGTCGCCAAGAAGCTCGGCTTCGAAGTCATGGACACGGGTGATGCGGTCAAGGCCGCGGACGTGATCTTCATCGCCACGCCGGACACCGCGATCCCGGACATCTACGCGAAGGACATCGCGCCGAACCTGACGGCAGGCAAGACGCTGCTGTTCTCGCACGGTTTCGCCGTGATGTTCGGCGGCCTGAAGCTGCCGAAGGACATCGACGTGATCCTCGTGGCTCCGAAGGGCCCGGGCCACACGGTCCGCTCGCAATTCGTGGACGGCAAGGGTGTTCCCGGCCTGATCGCGGTGCAGCAGGATGCGACCGGCAAGGCCAAGGAGAAGGCTCTGGCATGGGCCCGCGGCATCGGTGCCACCCGTGCCGGCGTGTTCGAGACGAATTTCCGCGAGGAGACCGTGACCGACCTCTTCGGTGAGCAGACCGTGCTTTGCGGTGGTGCTTCCGCACTGGTGAAGGCGGGCTTCGAGGTGCTGGTGGAAGCCGGTTACCAGCCGGAGATGGCTTACTTCGAGTGCTTGCACGAGCTGAAGCTGATCGTGGACCTGATGAACGAGTCCGGCCTGGCCGGCATGCGTTTCTCGATCTCCGAGACCGCCGAGTGGGGCGACGTTTCCGTGGGACCGAAGATCATCGACGCTTCCGTGAAGAAGCGGATGGCCAAGCAGCTGAAGGACATCGAGAACGGCAAGTTCGCGAAGGACTGGATCGCCGAATACAAGAACGGCTACCCGCGCTTCAACAAGATCCGCAAGGAAGAGGCTGCCCACCAGATCGAGAAGGTCGGTGAGAAGCTCCGCTCCACGATGAGCTGGATCAAGCAGAAGAAGCTCAAGAAGGGTGCCGCCCAGGCGAGCTACATCTCCTCTTCCAAGTAA
- a CDS encoding InlB B-repeat-containing protein: MLCLLAPRLSAGVLKLDFINNGGASTSGWTTVSGTFLGDTMVNVPNVGGSGYNFTFAHVATYDNGNALQPLTRSGFYNFGRLANDHSFTLSGLTEGQTVALYATAAWDGNGAGGWVVYGDNAPNGVQAQTVGSPGTAPTIENFTFIGTATADATGTVTGSLHGRDGVGTNSEGQVGAFLFVPTQTITASAGANGSITPAGPVGVTAGTNQQFTITAASGHHVQDVLVDGVSVGAVGTYTFTDVQANHTIAASFAANTTLFTINASAGANGSISPSGAVAANLGVNIPFTITPDAGYEIADVKVDGVSVGVLGTYTFTNVTANHSIAATFSLNSYYVEATAGPGGSVSPGGSSSVPHGESLDITITPDEGYYVAEILVDGVAIPPTDFYTFIEVTSDHTIEVTFDNRTRLYLDFTVTGGPIANGWTPVYANYVADTPLASVADIGGLGYGFSFSHVGSYDNNQSWEPLTRSGFYTFGNNNNPHVFTLSGLNAGQTVHLYACATWDGNAAGGYLVYGSTGPDGVKAVTNGSPGTQPVLANMTLIGSATSDSGGNVSGSLHGRSGVGSAIEGQVGAFVFIVEPGGTTPVNGFANWASSPPNNLTGSDALPAADPDHDGISNLLEFALNGNPVSGSSAGLSSSALATVAGSPGVATFTIAVRNGAVFSPDGNRMRSSLVDGMTYMVEASTDILDWSLIQVSEVTGADAAAIHSGLPAPQTGWTYKTFRSAGTSAANAKTFMRVKVQ; the protein is encoded by the coding sequence GTGCTCTGCCTCCTCGCCCCGCGCCTCAGCGCAGGTGTCCTGAAGCTCGATTTCATCAACAACGGCGGCGCTTCCACCAGCGGATGGACCACGGTTTCCGGGACATTTCTCGGCGATACCATGGTCAATGTCCCGAATGTCGGCGGCTCCGGCTACAATTTCACCTTCGCCCACGTCGCCACCTACGACAACGGCAACGCGCTCCAGCCGCTCACCCGCTCGGGCTTCTACAATTTCGGCCGCCTCGCGAATGACCACAGCTTCACCCTCTCCGGCCTGACCGAGGGTCAGACTGTGGCCCTCTACGCCACCGCCGCTTGGGATGGGAACGGCGCAGGCGGTTGGGTCGTCTACGGGGACAACGCCCCGAATGGCGTGCAGGCCCAGACCGTCGGCAGCCCCGGTACCGCACCCACGATCGAGAATTTCACCTTCATCGGCACCGCCACCGCGGATGCCACCGGCACCGTCACCGGCAGCCTCCACGGCCGGGATGGCGTCGGCACGAATTCGGAGGGCCAGGTCGGTGCCTTCCTCTTCGTCCCCACGCAGACGATCACCGCCAGCGCCGGGGCGAATGGCAGCATCACCCCCGCAGGCCCTGTCGGTGTCACCGCCGGGACCAATCAGCAGTTCACCATCACCGCCGCCAGCGGCCACCACGTGCAGGATGTCCTCGTGGATGGCGTCTCCGTCGGCGCCGTCGGCACCTACACCTTCACCGATGTGCAGGCGAATCACACCATCGCCGCCAGCTTCGCCGCGAATACCACGCTCTTCACCATCAATGCCAGCGCGGGCGCGAATGGTAGCATCAGCCCCTCCGGCGCGGTCGCCGCGAATCTCGGGGTGAACATACCCTTCACCATCACGCCAGATGCCGGCTACGAGATCGCGGATGTGAAGGTGGATGGCGTCTCCGTCGGCGTGCTCGGCACCTACACCTTCACGAATGTCACGGCGAACCACAGCATCGCCGCCACCTTCAGCCTGAATTCATATTACGTCGAAGCCACCGCCGGTCCCGGCGGCTCCGTCAGCCCGGGCGGCTCCAGCTCCGTCCCGCACGGGGAAAGCCTCGATATCACCATCACCCCGGATGAGGGCTACTACGTCGCGGAGATCCTCGTCGATGGCGTCGCCATCCCGCCCACCGATTTCTACACCTTCATCGAGGTCACCTCGGATCACACCATCGAGGTCACCTTCGACAACCGCACGCGCCTCTATCTCGACTTCACCGTCACCGGCGGCCCGATTGCGAATGGCTGGACCCCGGTCTATGCGAATTACGTGGCGGATACCCCGCTGGCCTCCGTTGCGGATATCGGCGGCCTCGGCTACGGCTTCTCCTTCAGCCACGTCGGCTCGTACGATAATAATCAGAGCTGGGAGCCGCTCACCCGCTCCGGCTTCTACACCTTCGGGAATAATAACAACCCGCACGTCTTCACCCTCAGCGGGCTGAATGCCGGCCAGACCGTGCATCTCTACGCCTGCGCCACCTGGGATGGGAATGCCGCGGGCGGCTACCTCGTCTACGGCAGCACCGGTCCGGATGGGGTGAAGGCCGTCACCAATGGCAGCCCCGGCACCCAGCCCGTCCTGGCGAATATGACCCTCATCGGCAGCGCCACCTCGGATAGCGGCGGGAATGTCAGCGGCAGCCTCCACGGCCGCAGCGGCGTGGGCTCCGCCATCGAAGGCCAGGTCGGCGCCTTCGTCTTCATCGTCGAGCCCGGCGGCACCACCCCGGTCAATGGCTTCGCGAACTGGGCCTCCTCCCCGCCGAACAACCTCACCGGTTCCGATGCCCTCCCGGCCGCGGACCCGGATCACGATGGCATCTCGAACCTCCTCGAGTTCGCCCTGAATGGCAACCCCGTCAGCGGCTCTTCCGCCGGGCTCTCATCCTCCGCCCTCGCCACGGTCGCGGGCTCCCCGGGCGTCGCCACCTTCACCATCGCCGTCCGGAATGGCGCGGTCTTCTCGCCGGATGGCAATCGCATGAGGTCCTCCCTCGTCGATGGCATGACCTACATGGTGGAAGCCTCCACGGACATTTTAGATTGGAGCCTCATTCAGGTCAGCGAGGTCACCGGTGCCGATGCCGCCGCCATCCATTCCGGCCTCCCCGCGCCGCAGACCGGCTGGACCTACAAGACCTTCCGCAGCGCCGGCACCAGCGCTGCAAATGCCAAGACCTTCATGCGGGTAAAGGTCCAGTAA
- a CDS encoding thioredoxin family protein: MRLRHLFLIPALLSSTFAAGEDWTADYEAAKKRAAAEGKDLLIDFTGSDWCAWCIKLRKEVFEQPGFAPAKDKFVLLELDYPKDESRVSEAVATQNAALIKKYPIKGYPTILLCDASGKPFAATGYQPGGPDKYLPHLDTLLAKKSARDQAIASASSKDGVEKARLLIGALEGMGLDNSMLVSNYPELAAEIKAADPADATGFTARQGNEEAFATFMAKLGELRSKQDLEGAMKHVETTLADGTIKGELRQQVYGHAAGTLASAGKKDEAIAILKRAIAESPDGPRTKELSDFIAILEREKAGLPPK, from the coding sequence ATGCGGCTCCGCCATCTTTTTCTCATCCCGGCTCTTCTCAGCTCCACCTTCGCCGCGGGGGAGGATTGGACCGCCGACTACGAGGCCGCGAAGAAGCGGGCTGCCGCGGAGGGGAAGGACCTGCTCATCGATTTCACCGGCTCGGACTGGTGCGCTTGGTGCATCAAGCTCCGAAAGGAAGTCTTCGAGCAACCCGGCTTCGCCCCGGCCAAGGACAAGTTCGTCCTGCTTGAGCTCGATTACCCCAAGGACGAGTCTCGCGTCAGCGAGGCGGTCGCCACGCAGAATGCCGCGCTGATCAAGAAGTATCCCATCAAGGGCTATCCCACCATTTTGCTCTGCGATGCCAGCGGCAAGCCCTTCGCCGCCACCGGCTACCAGCCCGGCGGTCCGGACAAATACCTGCCTCACCTCGATACCCTCCTCGCGAAGAAGTCCGCTCGCGACCAAGCGATCGCCTCCGCCTCCTCCAAGGACGGCGTGGAGAAAGCCCGCCTCCTGATCGGGGCGCTGGAAGGCATGGGGCTCGATAACTCCATGCTCGTTTCCAACTACCCGGAGCTGGCTGCGGAGATCAAGGCGGCCGACCCCGCCGATGCCACCGGCTTCACCGCCCGTCAGGGGAATGAAGAGGCCTTCGCCACCTTCATGGCCAAGCTCGGCGAACTCCGCTCCAAGCAAGATCTCGAGGGAGCGATGAAGCACGTTGAAACCACTCTCGCCGATGGCACCATCAAGGGCGAACTCCGCCAGCAAGTCTATGGGCACGCCGCCGGTACCCTCGCCTCCGCCGGCAAGAAGGATGAGGCCATCGCCATCCTGAAGCGCGCCATTGCCGAGAGCCCGGACGGCCCCCGCACCAAGGAGCTCTCCGACTTCATCGCCATCCTCGAGCGCGAGAAAGCCGGTCTCCCTCCGAAGTAA